From one Passer domesticus isolate bPasDom1 chromosome 15, bPasDom1.hap1, whole genome shotgun sequence genomic stretch:
- the ZP2 gene encoding zona pellucida sperm-binding protein 2 isoform X3 — translation MTSRASRRALKSSSGMNLYQTFSSHENKESQRQAQHGAKFTATRKTSCCRTKIERWHLCEPDPGPIKPSLGSQRPSLWCPEEMGFEQQCWSTSKMWLLLLFGFLLCLASCTDGLGDHDLLENVTCHRHGMEVEFSRELSNYSWHVCVVDESGEEMVSCDHTVDYERLMLSVLFVNCTSLQHGQHQLWLKLMVNDTVGEETNITYSTRCDSIPVDEVTAPVFASATNCTKDFMAVTFPGLISSLSDEHKGFPALQVPAAPMSWNLSVDDGTRIHQLSLGQAMQQGYNFVVDGHNLIFQVAFAATGVVSYKHNDKVLYTVALKLMYGPREHGLTAESRMLCAPGPAICNATHMTVTIPAFPGILVDVGVENKTVPMDQLQENGITLDTQRGIRMYISRGVLKSRLRGESCSGLQYYMSSLKLVFHFHGETVAMVMHPECPCEKHTPIAAVCTQDGYMDFEILAESTTPLLDLDTLRLRDPVCRPAYRSPLNDRVRFHVPLNGCGTRHWFDGEQIHYENEVRALWTDLPLGRISRDSELRLTVRCSFSNGDASLTVKVDNLSPPPPSVNQGSLSLVLLSYPEDSYRQPYREDQYPIVRYLRQPIFLEVQVLNRNDPNLHLVLDDCWATASQEPRSLPQWNIVVDGCEYELDSYGTVFHPVGRGVSYANYRQRLEVKTFAFVSGGKALPGLVYFHCSVLICHRFHPDSPLCIPRCPRPLRSKRESGVAAVNSAVVSLGGPVLLMPEEWSAAQGSSLLSKEAWAGIAMTAVGVLSLATMLFLAFLKCLKRRAYMVNVVH, via the exons agaggtggcacctgtgtgagccagacccagggcCTATaaaaccctccctgggcagccaaaGGCCAAGCTTGTGGTGCCCTGAAGAGATGGGGtttgagcagcagtgctggagcacctCGAAGATGTG GTTGCTGCtcctgtttgggtttttgctgTGCTTAGCCTCTTGTACTGATGGCCTGGGGGACCATGATCTCTTGG AGAATGTGACCTGCCACAGGCATGGGATGGAAGTTGAGTTTTCCAGAGAGCTTAGCAACTACTCCTGGCATGTGTGTGTTGTTG ATGAGAGTGGTGAGGAGATGGTGTCCTGTGACCACACTGTGGATTATGAGAGGCTGATGCTCAGTGTCCTGTTTGTCAACTGCACCAGCCTGCAG CATGGTCAGCACCAGCTCTGGTTGAAGCTGATGGTGAATGACACAGTGGGAGAGGAGACAAATATCACCTACAGCACTCGCTGTGACAGCATTCCTGTAGATGAAGTCACTGCTCCTGTGTTTGCTAGTGCAACAAACTGCACCAAAGATTTCATGGCA GTTACCTTCCCTGGACTCATTTCAAGTCTCAGTGATGAGCATAAG GGATTTCCTGCTTTGCAGGTTCCAGCAGCTCCAATGTCCTGGAATCTGTCAGTTGATGATGGAACCAGAATACATCAGCTAAGCCTTGGGCAAGCAATGCAGCAAGGCTATAACTTTGTAGTTGATGGCCACAACCTGATCTTTCAGGTGGCCTTTGCTGCCACTGGAGTTGTGTCCTACAAG CACAATGATAAGGTGCTCTACACTGTGGCACTCAAGCTCATGTATGGCCCTCGTGAGCATGGACTGACTGCAGAGTCAAGAATGCTTTGTGCTCCAG GTCCAGCAATCTGTAATGCAACACACATGACTGTTACCATCCCAGCCTTTCCAGGGATCCTTGTGGATGTGGGTGTAGAGAATAAGACTGTCCCCATGGATCAGCTTCAGGAAAATGGAATCACTCTGGACACACAGAGAGGGATCAGGATGTATATTAGCAGGGGAGTCCTGAAGTCCAGG CTACGTGGGGAGAGCTGCTCAGGACTTCAGTACTACATGTCCTCTTTGAAACTGGTTTTTCACTTCCATGGGGAGACTGTGGCAATGGTGATGCACCCTGAGTGCCCCTGTGAGAAGCACACACCAATAG CTGCTGTATGCACCCAGGATGGCTACATGGATTTTGAAATCCTTGCTGAGAGTACCACACCACTGCTGGATTTGGATACACTCAGGCTCAGGGATCCTGTGTGCAGGCCAGCCTACAGGTCACCTTTGAATGACAGGGTTCGGTTTCATGTCCCCCTCAATGGCTGTGGGACCAGGCACTGG TTTGATGGGGAGCAGATTCATTATGAGAATGAGGTGAGAGCATTATGGACAGACCTTCCCCTGGGCAGGATCTCAAGGGACAGTGAACTCAG GTTAACAGTCAGGTGCTCCTTCAGCAATGGTGATGCCTCCCTCACTGTAAAAGTAGACAACctttctcctccacctccttcAGTGAATCAAGGCTCCCTCTCCTTAGTTCTTCTAAGCTACCCAG AGGACTCGTACAGGCAGCCCTACCGTGAGGACCAGTATCCCATAGTGAGGTACCTGCGCCAGCCCATCTTCCTGGAAGTTCAGGTCCTGAACCGCAATGACCCCAACCTCCACCTGGTGCTGGATGACTGCTGGGCAACGGCCTCCCAAGAGCCAAGATCACTGCCCCAGTGGAATATTGTTGTGGATGG CTGTGAGTATGAGCTGGACAGCTACGGGACTGTGTTCCACCCTGTGGGACGTGGTGTCAGCTATGCTAACTATCGCCAAAGGCTGGAAGTGAAgacttttgcttttgtttctggTGGCAAAGCCCTTCCTGGCCTG GTGTACTTCCACTGCAGCGTTCTGATCTGCCACCGTTTTCACCCGGACTCCCCATTGTGCATCCCAAGGTGCCCAAGGCCATTGAGAAGCAAGCGAG AAAGTGGGGTGGCAGCTGTGAACTCTGCTGTGGTGAGCCTGGGGGGCCCTGTCCTCCTCATGCCAGAAGAGTGGTCTGCAGCCCAAG GGAGCAGTCTCCTGAGCAAGGAGGCATGGGCTGGCATTGCAATGACTGCTGTTGGTGTTCTCTCTCTGGCCACAATgctatttttggcttttcttaaATGCCTAAAGAGAAGAGCATACATGGTAAATGTGGTACATTAA
- the ZP2 gene encoding zona pellucida sperm-binding protein 2 isoform X5 translates to MRTRRASDRFDPLNKQLQLRAQHGAKFTATRKTSCCRTKIAERWHLCEPDPGPIKPSLGSQRPSLWCPEEMGFEQQCWSTSKMWLLLLFGFLLCLASCTDGLGDHDLLENVTCHRHGMEVEFSRELSNYSWHVCVVDESGEEMVSCDHTVDYERLMLSVLFVNCTSLQHGQHQLWLKLMVNDTVGEETNITYSTRCDSIPVDEVTAPVFASATNCTKDFMAVTFPGLISSLSDEHKGFPALQVPAAPMSWNLSVDDGTRIHQLSLGQAMQQGYNFVVDGHNLIFQVAFAATGVVSYKHNDKVLYTVALKLMYGPREHGLTAESRMLCAPGPAICNATHMTVTIPAFPGILVDVGVENKTVPMDQLQENGITLDTQRGIRMYISRGVLKSRLRGESCSGLQYYMSSLKLVFHFHGETVAMVMHPECPCEKHTPIAAVCTQDGYMDFEILAESTTPLLDLDTLRLRDPVCRPAYRSPLNDRVRFHVPLNGCGTRHWFDGEQIHYENEVRALWTDLPLGRISRDSELRLTVRCSFSNGDASLTVKVDNLSPPPPSVNQGSLSLVLLSYPEDSYRQPYREDQYPIVRYLRQPIFLEVQVLNRNDPNLHLVLDDCWATASQEPRSLPQWNIVVDGCEYELDSYGTVFHPVGRGVSYANYRQRLEVKTFAFVSGGKALPGLVYFHCSVLICHRFHPDSPLCIPRCPRPLRSKRESGVAAVNSAVVSLGGPVLLMPEEWSAAQGSSLLSKEAWAGIAMTAVGVLSLATMLFLAFLKCLKRRAYMVNVVH, encoded by the exons cagagaggtggcacctgtgtgagccagacccagggcCTATaaaaccctccctgggcagccaaaGGCCAAGCTTGTGGTGCCCTGAAGAGATGGGGtttgagcagcagtgctggagcacctCGAAGATGTG GTTGCTGCtcctgtttgggtttttgctgTGCTTAGCCTCTTGTACTGATGGCCTGGGGGACCATGATCTCTTGG AGAATGTGACCTGCCACAGGCATGGGATGGAAGTTGAGTTTTCCAGAGAGCTTAGCAACTACTCCTGGCATGTGTGTGTTGTTG ATGAGAGTGGTGAGGAGATGGTGTCCTGTGACCACACTGTGGATTATGAGAGGCTGATGCTCAGTGTCCTGTTTGTCAACTGCACCAGCCTGCAG CATGGTCAGCACCAGCTCTGGTTGAAGCTGATGGTGAATGACACAGTGGGAGAGGAGACAAATATCACCTACAGCACTCGCTGTGACAGCATTCCTGTAGATGAAGTCACTGCTCCTGTGTTTGCTAGTGCAACAAACTGCACCAAAGATTTCATGGCA GTTACCTTCCCTGGACTCATTTCAAGTCTCAGTGATGAGCATAAG GGATTTCCTGCTTTGCAGGTTCCAGCAGCTCCAATGTCCTGGAATCTGTCAGTTGATGATGGAACCAGAATACATCAGCTAAGCCTTGGGCAAGCAATGCAGCAAGGCTATAACTTTGTAGTTGATGGCCACAACCTGATCTTTCAGGTGGCCTTTGCTGCCACTGGAGTTGTGTCCTACAAG CACAATGATAAGGTGCTCTACACTGTGGCACTCAAGCTCATGTATGGCCCTCGTGAGCATGGACTGACTGCAGAGTCAAGAATGCTTTGTGCTCCAG GTCCAGCAATCTGTAATGCAACACACATGACTGTTACCATCCCAGCCTTTCCAGGGATCCTTGTGGATGTGGGTGTAGAGAATAAGACTGTCCCCATGGATCAGCTTCAGGAAAATGGAATCACTCTGGACACACAGAGAGGGATCAGGATGTATATTAGCAGGGGAGTCCTGAAGTCCAGG CTACGTGGGGAGAGCTGCTCAGGACTTCAGTACTACATGTCCTCTTTGAAACTGGTTTTTCACTTCCATGGGGAGACTGTGGCAATGGTGATGCACCCTGAGTGCCCCTGTGAGAAGCACACACCAATAG CTGCTGTATGCACCCAGGATGGCTACATGGATTTTGAAATCCTTGCTGAGAGTACCACACCACTGCTGGATTTGGATACACTCAGGCTCAGGGATCCTGTGTGCAGGCCAGCCTACAGGTCACCTTTGAATGACAGGGTTCGGTTTCATGTCCCCCTCAATGGCTGTGGGACCAGGCACTGG TTTGATGGGGAGCAGATTCATTATGAGAATGAGGTGAGAGCATTATGGACAGACCTTCCCCTGGGCAGGATCTCAAGGGACAGTGAACTCAG GTTAACAGTCAGGTGCTCCTTCAGCAATGGTGATGCCTCCCTCACTGTAAAAGTAGACAACctttctcctccacctccttcAGTGAATCAAGGCTCCCTCTCCTTAGTTCTTCTAAGCTACCCAG AGGACTCGTACAGGCAGCCCTACCGTGAGGACCAGTATCCCATAGTGAGGTACCTGCGCCAGCCCATCTTCCTGGAAGTTCAGGTCCTGAACCGCAATGACCCCAACCTCCACCTGGTGCTGGATGACTGCTGGGCAACGGCCTCCCAAGAGCCAAGATCACTGCCCCAGTGGAATATTGTTGTGGATGG CTGTGAGTATGAGCTGGACAGCTACGGGACTGTGTTCCACCCTGTGGGACGTGGTGTCAGCTATGCTAACTATCGCCAAAGGCTGGAAGTGAAgacttttgcttttgtttctggTGGCAAAGCCCTTCCTGGCCTG GTGTACTTCCACTGCAGCGTTCTGATCTGCCACCGTTTTCACCCGGACTCCCCATTGTGCATCCCAAGGTGCCCAAGGCCATTGAGAAGCAAGCGAG AAAGTGGGGTGGCAGCTGTGAACTCTGCTGTGGTGAGCCTGGGGGGCCCTGTCCTCCTCATGCCAGAAGAGTGGTCTGCAGCCCAAG GGAGCAGTCTCCTGAGCAAGGAGGCATGGGCTGGCATTGCAATGACTGCTGTTGGTGTTCTCTCTCTGGCCACAATgctatttttggcttttcttaaATGCCTAAAGAGAAGAGCATACATGGTAAATGTGGTACATTAA